GGCATACCAGCGGGAGTCCCATCCTTTGATGACGCCGACACGCAGACCGTGCGGATTGACTTTCTGTCCCATACCCTGCCCCCTTATTCCTTCTCGCGCACAGCCACGGTGATGTGCGACGTTCGTTTGAGAATGCGGAACGCCCGCCCCTGGGCGCGCGGACTGATGCGTTTGAGCGTGGGCCCCGGGCCGACGAGCACCTCGGACACCACGAGGCTGTCGGTGTCCATCTCGAAGTTGTTCTCGGCGTTGGCGCACGCGCTGCGCAATACCTTGAGCAGGGGCTCGGAGGCCGCCTTGGGCGTGTGTTTTAAAATGGCCTGCGCCGTCTTGGCGTCCTTACCGCGGATGAGTTCTCCGACGATCTGGACCTTGCGCGGCGAAATGCGTAGATAGCGCAGATGCGCTCTGGCTTCCATACGGCTTCCTCCTTACTTGCCCGACGTCTTGCTGCCCGCGTGACCCCGGAAGGTGCGCGTGGGGGCAAATTCGCCCAGCTTGTGGCCCACCATGTCCTCGGTGACGTACACCGGCACATGCTTGCGGCCGTCATGCACCGCGATGGTGTGCCCGACAAATTCGGGGAAAATCGTGGAGGCGCGGCTCCAGGTCTTCAGCACTTTTTTGTCCCCTTTGGCGGAGAGTTCCCGCACACGCTTTAGGAGCTCGGGCGCCACATAGGGGCCTTTCTTTACGCTTCTGCTCATGTTTTGTCCTCCCCTATCACTTGGCGCCCCGGCGCTTGACGATGAACTTGTCGGTGAGATTCTTTTTCTTGCGGGTCTTGTAGCCGAGCGTGGGCTTGCCCCACGG
This genomic interval from Oscillospiraceae bacterium contains the following:
- the rplV gene encoding 50S ribosomal protein L22 — encoded protein: MEARAHLRYLRISPRKVQIVGELIRGKDAKTAQAILKHTPKAASEPLLKVLRSACANAENNFEMDTDSLVVSEVLVGPGPTLKRISPRAQGRAFRILKRTSHITVAVREKE
- the rpsS gene encoding 30S ribosomal protein S19, producing MSRSVKKGPYVAPELLKRVRELSAKGDKKVLKTWSRASTIFPEFVGHTIAVHDGRKHVPVYVTEDMVGHKLGEFAPTRTFRGHAGSKTSGK